The Colletes latitarsis isolate SP2378_abdomen chromosome 14, iyColLati1, whole genome shotgun sequence genome has a segment encoding these proteins:
- the Acf gene encoding ATP-dependent chromatin assembly factor large subunit isoform X2, giving the protein MPLLRKQPFQRLHVSSDFKDDDEVFHCEVTNEIFKDYNEFCERIILCNSLIWSCSITGRTNMTYEEALQCEENAKKSLKEFPMELRIPILYLASKTNRSSFNEMIEDVYQFARDRYFIGEMVEASFTEDSWCDCHVLQVIAPTDQQIKSYAKENRNPQEQQYHPPAKLFRYEVEQLDCGDSDVSQLMIVEAAQVRRRKQHYSRERNKIFLRQLCEQNESGIWIVKDSVLQKYGISKVRFDTIFAGFPPDFTSRSRKLVKHKQETIEKFLTSDISKQKALEKPNPLKKVNQTGVDIKKFRKPRVNGKFKEDLKAKALEEKAKRKEERVLKNERKKEEKQKSAALAAYVRQWNKPREDLECEDLSSIPQPVPVKSSIPNEKFGDSVMILEFLEFFNEELEVSAYFPNGFTLDLLEKALLMKETSGPWSDLLQLILSNIFIHQADEEDEIKASDLINDISMYEGASSMTKAVKLATIASTWSQMYQGCKLSELPMDHLTVSEILRQHLLSSGGRIGEAASKWRYSQRGGYTNHDDPALLMRINEAYILRLLGHRNVHEFDIDEKLKVVTCLINQLLTFASIRDVIEEKHEKVHQAKKELRFYILAEQRKEKEEKEKMRDREKDKESKIPKKITRGSCEEEKRKEEYENKIKELQQASKDDKMMLYLGSDRAHRRYWRFLSIPGIFVENDEWWPGTCLPEGTPYRPEFQDSEFMYAYLRNKFEDEFSDKENSFKKAKKLPKKVTFADKNGLKSPRKDLPRKEFKKDHSDVKKNLMACTGDRECPVHCKRSEPKWSFCGNQEDIEALINGLSKRGIREGELRNNIIQEMTSLVSVIEECPRHKLNPEIFSGPIKEQTSKTTKKNKYENANLNYSSEFPVNNVLELTLRDYILDFEDKIKVACLGGLKVVSREAWRGAIDNGRYDKQCDKLVFGTNEVEVDIASNLPLDKVKNEAKHSRPGTPDSEIGSINMKTYKDSGKYLGPSQENEAPVDPDQQASIKQMACAILQLSHAIDQKYFRRPLGHDEKDKKWSGDETRERWEQSLMASISWSQLFLHLSTLENSIAWNKSALNAQCRICRRRRDAEKMLLCDGCNKGHHLYCLKPKLTTVPEGDWYCKTCKPPIKSKEKIKKRKKFEELEEEVILTKETRHNRAKRILESEEEEDQEDNELEEESDGNMNSEINVCSVCRSGGKLISCDACSNFYHMECIEPPIIRAPRGRWSCTDCKDKKDKRSGTKYVRGRERERDKERLCAAAARSRIHGFAKSLLTTESTDWDDSSNSEDAEPRQTRRATKRAAEIEQDKEPIKGSMSRLPELLADIRHHRDSWPFLSPVTRDEVPDYHDIISNPMDFGTIKYKLNNGDYETLEDFFGDCQLVFNNCQAYNEEHSSVYKAGMRLFKYFEKRCKELRLSYDEELLQPPDAKKTKFEENGLIDNEDEDREDIQKTR; this is encoded by the exons ATGCCGCTACTTCGTAAACAGCCTTTCCAGCGACTTCACGTCTCTTCAGACTTCAAAGACGACGATGAAGTTTTCCATTGCGAGGTTACCAATGAAATCTTCAAGGACTATAA TGAGTTTTgtgaaagaattattttatgTAATTCATTGATATGGTCATGCAGTATTACTGGCAGAACTAATATGACATACGAAGAGGCTTTACAATGcgaagaaaatgcaaaaaagaGCCTGAAGGAATTTCCCATGGAG TTACGTATTCCTATATTGTATCTTGCTAGTAAAACAAACAGATCATCTTTCAATGAAATGATAGAAGATGTATATCAATTTGCAAGAGATCGATATTTTATTGGAGAAATGGTAGAAGCAAGTTTTACAGAGGATTCTTGGTGCGATTGTCATGTTCTTCAAGTTATTGCACCCACGGATCAACAAATTAAATCATATGCTAAAGAAAATag AAATCCGCAAGAACAACAATATCATCCACCAGCAAAATTGTTTCGTTATGAAGTAGAACAATTAGACTGTGGAGATTCTGATGTTAGTCAACTTATGATAGTAGAAGCAGCACAAGTGAGAAGAAGAAAACAACATTATAGCAGAGaacgtaataaaatatttttgcgtCAATTATGCGAACAAAATGAAAGCGGTATATGGATTGTTAAA GATagtgttttacaaaaatatgGAATTAGTAAAGTGCGTTTTGATACTATATTTGCTGGTTTTCCTCCAGATTTTACATCACGCTCTAGAAAACTTGTTAAACATAAGCAAGAGACAATAGAAAAATTTCTTACGTCAGATATATCAAAACAAAAAGCACTGGAAAAACCTAATCCTCTAAAAAAGGTAAATCAAACTGGGGTGGACATAAAGAAATTTCGAAAACCAAG AGTGAATGGAAAGTTTAAAGAAGACCTTAAAGCAAAAGCACTCGAAGAAAAAGCAAAACGAAAAGAAGAAAGAGTCCTAAAAAACGAAcgtaaaaaagaagaaaaacagaAGTCGGCTGCTTTAGCTGCTTATGTTAGACAATGGAATAAACCGAGGGAGGATCTTGAATGCGAAGACCTTTCCTCTATTCCACAACCTGTTCCGGTTAAGAGTAGCATACCTAATGAAAAATTTGGCGACAGTGTTATGATTTTAgaatttctagaattttttaatgAGGAATTAGAAGTCAGTGCATATTTTCCAAATGGTTTTACTTTAGACTTGTTGGAAAAGGCACTGTTAATGAAAGAAACATCTGGACCTTGGAGCGATCTCTTGCAGTTAATACTGTCGAATATCTTCATACATCAAGCAGATGAAGAAGATGAAATTAAAGCATCTGATTTAATAAATGATATTAGTATGTACGAGGGAGCATCATCAATGACAAAAGCTGTTAAACTTGCGACAATAGCTTCTACTTGGAGCCAAATGTATCAAGGCTGTAAATTATCTGAACTACCGATGGATCATTTAACGGTTAGTGAGATTTTAAGACAACATTTGTTAAGTTCTGGAGGACGAATAGGCGAAGCTGCCTCCAAATGGAGATATTCTCAAAGGG GTGGATATACGAATCACGATGATCCTGCACTTCTGATGAGGATAAACGAGGCATATATTTTAAGATTGTTAGGACATCGTAATGTTCACGAGTTTGATATAgatgaaaaattaaaagttgTTACGTGTCTGATAAATCAGTTGCTTACTTTTGCTTCGATACGGGACGTGATTGAAGAGAAACATGAAAAAGTTCATCAGGCTAAAAAAGAGTTGAGGTTTTACATACTAGCCGAACAAAGAaaagagaaagaagaaaaagagaaaATGAGAGATCGCGAAAAAGATAAGGAAAGCAAAATACCAAAGAAAATTACGCGTGGCAGCTGCGAAGAAGAAAAACGAAAAGAggaatatgaaaataaaataaaagaactTCAACAGGCATCCAAAGATGATAAAATGATGCTTTATTTAGGTTCTGATAGAGCTCATCGTAGGTACTGGCGttttttatcaataccag GAATATTCGTAGAGAACGATGAATGGTGGCCAGGTACTTGCCTTCCAGAAGGTACACCTTATCGACCAGAATTCCAAGATAGCGAGTTTATGTATgcatatttaagaaataaattcgAAGATGAATTCAGTGATAAAGAAAATAgttttaaaaaagcaaagaaGTTACCTAAGAAGGTGACATTTGCCGATAAAAATGGATTGAAATCACCGAGGAAAGATTTGCCACGAAAAGAATTTAAGAAAGATCACTCTGATGTTAAGAAAAATTTAATGGCTTGTACAGGAGATAGAGAATGCCCAGTGCATTGTAAAAGATCAGAACCGAAATGGAGTTTTTGTGGAAATCAGGAAGACATAGAAGCTTTAATAAATGGTTTGAGCAAACGAGGTATTAGAGAGGGAGAACTCAGAAATAATATTATACAAGAGATGACGAGTTTAGTATCCGTAATTGAAGAATGTCCTAGGCATAAACTTAATCCTGAAATT TTTTCAGGACCTATTAAAGAGCAGACTAGTAAaactacaaaaaaaaataaatatgaaaatgcAAACCTAAATTATTCTTCTGAATTTCCTGTCAACAACGTTTTAGAACTAACTCTAAGGGATTATATCCTAGATTTTGAAGATAAAATAAAAGTAGCTTGTTTAGGAGGTTTAAAAGTCGTTAGTCGTGAAGCATGGAGAGGTGCAATCGATAACGGACGCTATGATAAACAGTGTGATAAATTAGTGTTCGGTACAAATGAAGTTGAAGTAGATATTGCTTCTAATTTACCATTGGACAAAGTTAAGAACGAAGCTAAACATAGTAGGCCAGGTACTCCGGATTCAGAAATTGGGAGTATTAACATGAAGACTTATAAAGATTCAGGAAAATACTTAGGTCCGTCGCAAGAAAATGAAGCACCCGTAGATCCTGACCAGCAAGCATCTATTAAACAAATGGCTTGCGCTATTTTACAATTATCGCATGCCATAGATCAGAAGTACTTTCGAAGACCATTAGGTCACGATGAGAAGGATAAAAAATGGTCTGGCGATGAAACTAGAGAGAGATGGGAACAATCACTTATGGCATCTATCAGTTGGTCTCAGTTATTTTTGCATTTAAGTACTTTAGAAAATAGTATCGCATGGAATAAAAGTGCGCTCAATGCTCAGTGTCGTATCTGTAGACGGCGTCGAGATGCCGAGAAAATGCTACTCTGTGATGGATGCAACAAAGGCCACCATTTATATTGTTTAAAACCAAAACTTACT ACTGTACCGGAAGGAGATTGGTATTGTAAAACGTGTAAGCCACCGATTAAGTCgaaagagaaaattaaaaaacgaaagaaatttGAAGAATTGGAGGAAGAAGTAATATTGACCAAAGAAACTCGACACAACCGGGCCAAGCGTATTCTTGAAAGCGAAGAAGAAGAGGACCAAGAGGATAATGAACTGGAGGAAGAAAGCGACGGGAATAT GAATAGTGAAATAAATGTGTGCAGTGTCTGTAGAAGTGGTGGGAAATTGATCAGTTGCGACGCATGTTCAAACTTTTATCACATGGAATGTATAGAACCTCCCATAATAAGAGCTCCTCGCGGAAGGTGGTCCTGTACAGACTGCAAAGATAAAAAAGATAAGAGATCCGGTACAAAATATG TGAGGGGGCGTGAAAGGGAAAGGGACAAGGAGAGACTGTGCGCTGCAGCAGCACGCTCTCGCATCCATGGCTTTGCCAAGAGCCTCCTCACTACAGAATCTACAGACTGGGACG ACAGTAGCAATTCAGAAGATGCGGAACCAAGACAAACGAGGAGAGCGACTAAAAGAGCTGCTGAAATAGAACAAGATAAGGAACCGATTAAAGGGAGTATGTCGAGACTGCCGGAATTACTTGCGGATATCAGGCATCACAGGGATTCGTGGCCGTTTCTATCACCTGTGACAAGGGATGAAGTTCCAGATTATCATGATATTATTTCCAATCCTATGGATTTTGGAACAATCAAGTATAAACTTAACAATGGAGACTATGAAACACTGGAGGACTTCTTCGGTGATTGTCAGTTAGTATTTAATAATTGTCAGGCTTATAACGAAGAACATAGTTCAGTGTACAA AGCAGGTATGAGGTTATTCAAGTACTTTGAAAAACGATGTAAAGAATTACGGTTGAGTTATGACGAGGAATTACTACAACCGCCGGatgcaaaaaaaacaaaatttgagGAAAACGGTCTTATTGATAACGAAGATGAGGACAGAGAAGATATTCAAAAGACAAGATAG
- the Acf gene encoding ATP-dependent chromatin assembly factor large subunit isoform X1, giving the protein MPLLRKQPFQRLHVSSDFKDDDEVFHCEVTNEIFKDYNEFCERIILCNSLIWSCSITGRTNMTYEEALQCEENAKKSLKEFPMELRIPILYLASKTNRSSFNEMIEDVYQFARDRYFIGEMVEASFTEDSWCDCHVLQVIAPTDQQIKSYAKENRNPQEQQYHPPAKLFRYEVEQLDCGDSDVSQLMIVEAAQVRRRKQHYSRERNKIFLRQLCEQNESGIWIVKDSVLQKYGISKVRFDTIFAGFPPDFTSRSRKLVKHKQETIEKFLTSDISKQKALEKPNPLKKVNQTGVDIKKFRKPRVNGKFKEDLKAKALEEKAKRKEERVLKNERKKEEKQKSAALAAYVRQWNKPREDLECEDLSSIPQPVPVKSSIPNEKFGDSVMILEFLEFFNEELEVSAYFPNGFTLDLLEKALLMKETSGPWSDLLQLILSNIFIHQADEEDEIKASDLINDISMYEGASSMTKAVKLATIASTWSQMYQGCKLSELPMDHLTVSEILRQHLLSSGGRIGEAASKWRYSQRGGYTNHDDPALLMRINEAYILRLLGHRNVHEFDIDEKLKVVTCLINQLLTFASIRDVIEEKHEKVHQAKKELRFYILAEQRKEKEEKEKMRDREKDKESKIPKKITRGSCEEEKRKEEYENKIKELQQASKDDKMMLYLGSDRAHRRYWRFLSIPGIFVENDEWWPGTCLPEGTPYRPEFQDSEFMYAYLRNKFEDEFSDKENSFKKAKKLPKKVTFADKNGLKSPRKDLPRKEFKKDHSDVKKNLMACTGDRECPVHCKRSEPKWSFCGNQEDIEALINGLSKRGIREGELRNNIIQEMTSLVSVIEECPRHKLNPEIFSGPIKEQTSKTTKKNKYENANLNYSSEFPVNNVLELTLRDYILDFEDKIKVACLGGLKVVSREAWRGAIDNGRYDKQCDKLVFGTNEVEVDIASNLPLDKVKNEAKHSRPGTPDSEIGSINMKTYKDSGKYLGPSQENEAPVDPDQQASIKQMACAILQLSHAIDQKYFRRPLGHDEKDKKWSGDETRERWEQSLMASISWSQLFLHLSTLENSIAWNKSALNAQCRICRRRRDAEKMLLCDGCNKGHHLYCLKPKLTTVPEGDWYCKTCKPPIKSKEKIKKRKKFEELEEEVILTKETRHNRAKRILESEEEEDQEDNELEEESDGNMNSEINVCSVCRSGGKLISCDACSNFYHMECIEPPIIRAPRGRWSCTDCKDKKDKRSGTKYVRGRERERDKERLCAAAARSRIHGFAKSLLTTESTDWDDSSNSEDAEPRQTRRATKRAAEIEQDKEPIKGSMSRLPELLADIRHHRDSWPFLSPVTRDEVPDYHDIISNPMDFGTIKYKLNNGDYETLEDFFGDCQLVFNNCQAYNEEHSSVYNYVYRAGMRLFKYFEKRCKELRLSYDEELLQPPDAKKTKFEENGLIDNEDEDREDIQKTR; this is encoded by the exons ATGCCGCTACTTCGTAAACAGCCTTTCCAGCGACTTCACGTCTCTTCAGACTTCAAAGACGACGATGAAGTTTTCCATTGCGAGGTTACCAATGAAATCTTCAAGGACTATAA TGAGTTTTgtgaaagaattattttatgTAATTCATTGATATGGTCATGCAGTATTACTGGCAGAACTAATATGACATACGAAGAGGCTTTACAATGcgaagaaaatgcaaaaaagaGCCTGAAGGAATTTCCCATGGAG TTACGTATTCCTATATTGTATCTTGCTAGTAAAACAAACAGATCATCTTTCAATGAAATGATAGAAGATGTATATCAATTTGCAAGAGATCGATATTTTATTGGAGAAATGGTAGAAGCAAGTTTTACAGAGGATTCTTGGTGCGATTGTCATGTTCTTCAAGTTATTGCACCCACGGATCAACAAATTAAATCATATGCTAAAGAAAATag AAATCCGCAAGAACAACAATATCATCCACCAGCAAAATTGTTTCGTTATGAAGTAGAACAATTAGACTGTGGAGATTCTGATGTTAGTCAACTTATGATAGTAGAAGCAGCACAAGTGAGAAGAAGAAAACAACATTATAGCAGAGaacgtaataaaatatttttgcgtCAATTATGCGAACAAAATGAAAGCGGTATATGGATTGTTAAA GATagtgttttacaaaaatatgGAATTAGTAAAGTGCGTTTTGATACTATATTTGCTGGTTTTCCTCCAGATTTTACATCACGCTCTAGAAAACTTGTTAAACATAAGCAAGAGACAATAGAAAAATTTCTTACGTCAGATATATCAAAACAAAAAGCACTGGAAAAACCTAATCCTCTAAAAAAGGTAAATCAAACTGGGGTGGACATAAAGAAATTTCGAAAACCAAG AGTGAATGGAAAGTTTAAAGAAGACCTTAAAGCAAAAGCACTCGAAGAAAAAGCAAAACGAAAAGAAGAAAGAGTCCTAAAAAACGAAcgtaaaaaagaagaaaaacagaAGTCGGCTGCTTTAGCTGCTTATGTTAGACAATGGAATAAACCGAGGGAGGATCTTGAATGCGAAGACCTTTCCTCTATTCCACAACCTGTTCCGGTTAAGAGTAGCATACCTAATGAAAAATTTGGCGACAGTGTTATGATTTTAgaatttctagaattttttaatgAGGAATTAGAAGTCAGTGCATATTTTCCAAATGGTTTTACTTTAGACTTGTTGGAAAAGGCACTGTTAATGAAAGAAACATCTGGACCTTGGAGCGATCTCTTGCAGTTAATACTGTCGAATATCTTCATACATCAAGCAGATGAAGAAGATGAAATTAAAGCATCTGATTTAATAAATGATATTAGTATGTACGAGGGAGCATCATCAATGACAAAAGCTGTTAAACTTGCGACAATAGCTTCTACTTGGAGCCAAATGTATCAAGGCTGTAAATTATCTGAACTACCGATGGATCATTTAACGGTTAGTGAGATTTTAAGACAACATTTGTTAAGTTCTGGAGGACGAATAGGCGAAGCTGCCTCCAAATGGAGATATTCTCAAAGGG GTGGATATACGAATCACGATGATCCTGCACTTCTGATGAGGATAAACGAGGCATATATTTTAAGATTGTTAGGACATCGTAATGTTCACGAGTTTGATATAgatgaaaaattaaaagttgTTACGTGTCTGATAAATCAGTTGCTTACTTTTGCTTCGATACGGGACGTGATTGAAGAGAAACATGAAAAAGTTCATCAGGCTAAAAAAGAGTTGAGGTTTTACATACTAGCCGAACAAAGAaaagagaaagaagaaaaagagaaaATGAGAGATCGCGAAAAAGATAAGGAAAGCAAAATACCAAAGAAAATTACGCGTGGCAGCTGCGAAGAAGAAAAACGAAAAGAggaatatgaaaataaaataaaagaactTCAACAGGCATCCAAAGATGATAAAATGATGCTTTATTTAGGTTCTGATAGAGCTCATCGTAGGTACTGGCGttttttatcaataccag GAATATTCGTAGAGAACGATGAATGGTGGCCAGGTACTTGCCTTCCAGAAGGTACACCTTATCGACCAGAATTCCAAGATAGCGAGTTTATGTATgcatatttaagaaataaattcgAAGATGAATTCAGTGATAAAGAAAATAgttttaaaaaagcaaagaaGTTACCTAAGAAGGTGACATTTGCCGATAAAAATGGATTGAAATCACCGAGGAAAGATTTGCCACGAAAAGAATTTAAGAAAGATCACTCTGATGTTAAGAAAAATTTAATGGCTTGTACAGGAGATAGAGAATGCCCAGTGCATTGTAAAAGATCAGAACCGAAATGGAGTTTTTGTGGAAATCAGGAAGACATAGAAGCTTTAATAAATGGTTTGAGCAAACGAGGTATTAGAGAGGGAGAACTCAGAAATAATATTATACAAGAGATGACGAGTTTAGTATCCGTAATTGAAGAATGTCCTAGGCATAAACTTAATCCTGAAATT TTTTCAGGACCTATTAAAGAGCAGACTAGTAAaactacaaaaaaaaataaatatgaaaatgcAAACCTAAATTATTCTTCTGAATTTCCTGTCAACAACGTTTTAGAACTAACTCTAAGGGATTATATCCTAGATTTTGAAGATAAAATAAAAGTAGCTTGTTTAGGAGGTTTAAAAGTCGTTAGTCGTGAAGCATGGAGAGGTGCAATCGATAACGGACGCTATGATAAACAGTGTGATAAATTAGTGTTCGGTACAAATGAAGTTGAAGTAGATATTGCTTCTAATTTACCATTGGACAAAGTTAAGAACGAAGCTAAACATAGTAGGCCAGGTACTCCGGATTCAGAAATTGGGAGTATTAACATGAAGACTTATAAAGATTCAGGAAAATACTTAGGTCCGTCGCAAGAAAATGAAGCACCCGTAGATCCTGACCAGCAAGCATCTATTAAACAAATGGCTTGCGCTATTTTACAATTATCGCATGCCATAGATCAGAAGTACTTTCGAAGACCATTAGGTCACGATGAGAAGGATAAAAAATGGTCTGGCGATGAAACTAGAGAGAGATGGGAACAATCACTTATGGCATCTATCAGTTGGTCTCAGTTATTTTTGCATTTAAGTACTTTAGAAAATAGTATCGCATGGAATAAAAGTGCGCTCAATGCTCAGTGTCGTATCTGTAGACGGCGTCGAGATGCCGAGAAAATGCTACTCTGTGATGGATGCAACAAAGGCCACCATTTATATTGTTTAAAACCAAAACTTACT ACTGTACCGGAAGGAGATTGGTATTGTAAAACGTGTAAGCCACCGATTAAGTCgaaagagaaaattaaaaaacgaaagaaatttGAAGAATTGGAGGAAGAAGTAATATTGACCAAAGAAACTCGACACAACCGGGCCAAGCGTATTCTTGAAAGCGAAGAAGAAGAGGACCAAGAGGATAATGAACTGGAGGAAGAAAGCGACGGGAATAT GAATAGTGAAATAAATGTGTGCAGTGTCTGTAGAAGTGGTGGGAAATTGATCAGTTGCGACGCATGTTCAAACTTTTATCACATGGAATGTATAGAACCTCCCATAATAAGAGCTCCTCGCGGAAGGTGGTCCTGTACAGACTGCAAAGATAAAAAAGATAAGAGATCCGGTACAAAATATG TGAGGGGGCGTGAAAGGGAAAGGGACAAGGAGAGACTGTGCGCTGCAGCAGCACGCTCTCGCATCCATGGCTTTGCCAAGAGCCTCCTCACTACAGAATCTACAGACTGGGACG ACAGTAGCAATTCAGAAGATGCGGAACCAAGACAAACGAGGAGAGCGACTAAAAGAGCTGCTGAAATAGAACAAGATAAGGAACCGATTAAAGGGAGTATGTCGAGACTGCCGGAATTACTTGCGGATATCAGGCATCACAGGGATTCGTGGCCGTTTCTATCACCTGTGACAAGGGATGAAGTTCCAGATTATCATGATATTATTTCCAATCCTATGGATTTTGGAACAATCAAGTATAAACTTAACAATGGAGACTATGAAACACTGGAGGACTTCTTCGGTGATTGTCAGTTAGTATTTAATAATTGTCAGGCTTATAACGAAGAACATAGTTCAGTGTACAA ttaCGTGTACAGAGCAGGTATGAGGTTATTCAAGTACTTTGAAAAACGATGTAAAGAATTACGGTTGAGTTATGACGAGGAATTACTACAACCGCCGGatgcaaaaaaaacaaaatttgagGAAAACGGTCTTATTGATAACGAAGATGAGGACAGAGAAGATATTCAAAAGACAAGATAG